The following are encoded together in the Glycine max cultivar Williams 82 chromosome 8, Glycine_max_v4.0, whole genome shotgun sequence genome:
- the LOC102660092 gene encoding dehydrin Xero 1 → MAHYQNQYGAVPVSKDPIQKEKETNGDTTGIAVDGGGVAGSTQVIAEEDYDHRRTTTTTTTTTAVDNHPHKKGIIEKIKEKLPGTHHHNNK, encoded by the coding sequence ATGGCACACTATCAGAACCAGTACGGTGCAGTTCCTGTTAGCAAGGATCCAATTCAGAAGGAAAAGGAGACTAATGGAGACACCACTGGAATTGCCGTTGACGGAGGTGGTGTTGCTGGCAGTACACAAGTGATAGCAGAAGAAGATTATGATCATAGAagaaccaccaccaccaccaccaccaccaccgctgTGGACAACCATCCCCATAAGAAAGGAATAATAGAGAAAATTAAGGAGAAGCTTCCTGGGACACATCACCACAACAACAAATAG